The following coding sequences lie in one Danio rerio strain Tuebingen ecotype United States chromosome 25, GRCz12tu, whole genome shotgun sequence genomic window:
- the chst1 gene encoding carbohydrate sulfotransferase 1, which translates to MQCSWKAVILLALVSIAIQYTAIRTFTAKPFHICPVPNPLNCGLGQDVESFDRMCDEYPYFNYNSSRKTHILILATTRSGSSFVGQLFNQHSDVFYLFEPLYHVQTTLIPHLSPSRYAVERRVMLGASRDLLRSLYNCDLYFLESYIKPQPANHTTDKLFRRGASKALCSMPVCDAFSPNDGNIEEGDCVRKCASLNLTLATESCRERRHVAIKTVRIPEVNDLKALIEDPRLNLKVIQLVRDPRGILSSRIETFRDTYRLWRIWRATGRKPYNLDLTQLTTVCDDFLNSVSTGLSRPPWLRGRYMLVRYEDLARNPLQKTKEVYEFLGLSLEKSVVDWIHNNTRGNNDVSAKHKYGTLRDSAANAESWRLKLSHDIVDYTQTVCQHILDELGYKAVNSPEELKNMSISLIEDKTFIPFL; encoded by the coding sequence ATGCAATGTTCCTGGAAGGCTGTGATTCTGCTTGCATTGGTGTCCATAGCGATCCAATACACAGCAATCAGGACTTTCACAGCCAAGCCTTTTCATATTTGCCCTGTTCCTAACCCCCTGAACTGTGGTTTGGGGCAGGATGTGGAGTCGTTCGATCGGATGTGTGATGAGTACCCATATTTTAATTACAATTCCTCAAGGAAGACTCACATCCTCATCTTGGCAACCACTCGCAGCGGCTCCTCTTTCGTTGGACAGTTGTTCAACCAGCACTCAGATGTGTTCTATCTCTTTGAACCACTCTATCATGTCCAAACGACCTTAATCCCTCACCTTTCTCCCAGCAGATACGCTGTGGAGCGCCGAGTGATGCTGGGAGCCAGTCGTGACCTTCTTAGAAGCCTGTACAACTGCGACTTGTATTTCCTAGAGAGTTACATCAAACCGCAGCCGGCAAACCACACCACGGATAAACTGTTTCGACGTGGAGCCAGCAAAGCCCTCTGTTCTATGCCGGTTTGTGATGCTTTCAGCCCCAATGATGGCAATATAGAAGAGGGGGATTGTGTTCGGAAGTGTGCCTCTCTTAATTTGACCCTAGCTACCGAATCATGCCGAGAAAGACGGCATGTGGCCATTAAAACGGTGCGTATCCCGGAGGTCAACGATCTTAAGGCACTGATTGAAGACCCTCGGCTTAATTTGAAGGTTATACAGTTGGTAAGGGACCCACGTGGAATATTATCATCGAGGATTGAAACCTTCCGGGACACTTACCGCCTATGGCGGATCTGGAGAGCCACAGGCCGTAAACCCTACAACCTGGATTTGACCCAGCTCACGACAGTGTGTGACGACTTTCTGAACTCGGTGTCCACAGGTTTAAGCCGGCCACCGTGGCTTCGAGGACGGTACATGCTGGTGAGATACGAGGACCTAGCCAGAAATCCACTCCAAAAAACCAAGGAGGTTTATGAATTCCTTGGACTTTCGCTGGAAAAAAGTGTGGTGGACTGGATACATAACAACACAAGAGGCAATAACGATGTGTCAGCAAAGCATAAGTACGGCACATTGAGGGACTCGGCGGCTAACGCAGAGAGCTGGAGGTTGAAATTGTCTCATGACATAGTTGATTACACACAAACTGTTTGTCAGCACATTTTAGATGAGCTCGGCTACAAAGCTGTCAACTCCCCTGAGGAGCTGAAAAACATGTCCATCTCTCTCATTGAGGACAAAACCTTCATACCTTTTTTGTAA